In Thermovenabulum gondwanense, the following proteins share a genomic window:
- the greA gene encoding transcription elongation factor GreA, whose translation MANKKEVVLTQEGLKKLEEELEYLKSVRRKEVADRIKQAIAFGDISENSEYDEAKNEQAFVEGKIAMIEEKLRNAKVIDDADISTEVVTLGSKVLIKDLETNETIEYTLVSSAEANPIEYKISNESPVGKALMGAKKGDVVEVQVPIGKIKYKIEEIKK comes from the coding sequence ATGGCGAATAAAAAAGAAGTTGTTTTGACTCAGGAAGGGTTAAAAAAATTGGAAGAAGAATTGGAGTATTTAAAATCCGTAAGGAGAAAAGAAGTTGCAGACAGGATCAAACAGGCAATTGCCTTTGGAGATATTAGTGAAAATTCAGAATACGATGAAGCCAAAAATGAGCAGGCCTTTGTAGAAGGGAAAATAGCTATGATTGAAGAAAAACTCCGCAATGCCAAGGTTATAGATGATGCTGATATTTCAACGGAGGTTGTCACACTGGGCTCTAAAGTGCTGATAAAAGACCTTGAAACAAATGAAACCATTGAATATACCCTCGTAAGTTCGGCAGAAGCAAATCCTATAGAATATAAAATATCCAATGAGTCTCCCGTAGGTAAGGCTTTAATGGGCGCAAAAAAGGGAGATGTGGTGGAAGTCCAGGTACCCATAGGAAAAATCAAATATAAAATAGAGGAGATAAAAAAATAA